GAGTGCCTGCTGTTTCTTGCCGGTGTTCTCCTCGGTCTGCATCAGGCGGTTGATCAGTCGCTCGACGATGCTGATCTCGCTTTTCTGGAACTGCTTGCCGGCGTGACGGCCCATCGTGTGTGCGATGGGCGTCACCGTGATGTAGCGCTTGGTGCTCGGGTCGGCGTACTCGATCTCGCCGGTTTCCCAGCGCCCAAAGAGCAGCGCGTCGGTGTCGACCTCGTCGGAGCCGGCTGGTTGCTCCGGCTCGGGGGCTTCGCTTTCGGACATTATCGCACCGGTTTCTCGGCGTTCCCTCGAACGAGCTCGATCAGGCTGACGCCGTTTACTTTGTCGACTTTGTAGTTCACACCCGAGAGGTCGCCCATCGCACGACCCTTCGCGCCGCCGATCCCTGCAATGGTGACCTCGTCGTGCTCGTCGATGAAGCTGATCGCGCCGTCACCGGGACAGAAGGCGGTGACCTGCTTCCCGTTTTTGATCAGCTGGACCCGAACGCACTTTCGGATCGCCGAGTTGGGCTGTTTGGCCTCGATGCCGACCTTCTCGAGGACGATGCCCCGACCCTGGGGTGCGCCCTCAAGGGGGTCGGATTTCTTCTTGAGACCGCGCTCCCGGCGGGCGTACTCCGAATCGGACCACCGGTGGTTCTGGCGGTCGCGCTTGAGTTTACGCGCCGCGTACTTGCCGTTTCCCATAGTACCGTTTTCTACCCCATCGAGCCACTTAAGACTCGCCTTTTGGGGCGATCCGCTCGACAGATCGGGCCTCGCCGTGTGACCGGTGCGCACAGCACCGCCGATCGACCATCTCCATGGTACTTGATAGCTCATCTCTGCTCGAACGGAGGAGTATTTAGTCTTGGATACGATAGTATAGCACTGTGATGGGTTGTGTAACCGCTCGAACAGGACCCCGGTTACGGTCCTGTTCACTTGGGAGAAGTCCGAAGCCCCGCGATATCGGGGCTTCGGCCGAGAACGCGCGCGCGCATTCGACAGAGGAGGACCGATGGACCTGATTACCATCCTCCTGATCGTTGTGGGCGGAGTGCTCGTGATGACCATGGCGGCCAGCGTCATCGTGATCGGGTTCGACTCCATCAGCAAGGCCCGCACCGAGCTACGCCATCAGATCCGTGAATCCGGCCCGTATCTCGTCGGGCTCGGCGTCGTCTATCTACTCAACAAGCTCGCCCACCACCTGACCACGACGCTGTCCGGGATAATCGGCGTCAACATCACCGACACCTTGGTGGCCATCGAGGGCGGGCTCGTCGGGCAGCTACAGGCGTTGCTCCCCATGCAGGCGGCCGTCTGGTACTTCACGTTCGCCTACGTGTTCGGGTTCGCGTTCGTACTGGTCTTCCCGATCATCGCGTACCTGCTGTTGCCGACCCAGCGACATCTCAAGGAGCTGTTGGTCGCGTATATGATCAACTACGGGGCCGGGACCGTCTTCTACACGCTCTTTATCGCGTACGGTCCCCGGCGAGCGCTCCCGACGGAGGTCGGCCAGCCGATGTTCGAGCAGTTCCCCGAGATCATGACGCTCACGGCGGCGATCAACACGAGTTCGAACGTCTTCCCGTCGCTACACACGTCGATGGCGATCACCGTCCTGCTGTTTGCGTGGTGGACCCGCGAGGAGTACCCCCGCTGGCTCTGGATCAGTGCGGTGTTCGTCCTCAGCATCGTCGTCTCGACGATGTATTTGGGGATCCACTGGCTGATAGACGTCGTCGCCGGCGTGATCCTCGCGGTCGCAAGCGTCTATTTCGCCCGGTGGTTCGTGGCGTGGGCCGACAACCGGAACGTCCCCAACCCACACACCAGTCTGGAAACCGAAACCCAGGACTAATCCGTTTTTCGCGTCCGATCGAGAATTGTCCCGCTGGCGGCCGAAATCCGAAACGAGCAAACGAGCGTCTCCGCCCGACTCAGGTCAACTGGATGTCGTCCAGATCGAAGTGTCGTTTCGCCAGCGTGCGGGCCGTTTCGATGTTCTTCCCGCCGGTCCCGATCGCGACGCCGCGGTCGTCCTCTGCGACCTCCGCGTAGGCCACGAGGGTGTCGTTCTCGCTGATCGTGACGTGATAGACCGCCGCCGGCGAGAGCGCGTTCGCGACGAACGCCTCGGGGGTGTCCGCGTCCTCGACGAGGTCGACGGTCGCATTCAGTCGCTCCTCGAGTCGAGAGACGGTCTTCCCGCCGGGACCGATCGCTTGTCCCATCTCGCCGAC
The DNA window shown above is from Halalkalicoccus jeotgali B3 and carries:
- a CDS encoding 30S ribosomal protein S12, whose translation is MGNGKYAARKLKRDRQNHRWSDSEYARRERGLKKKSDPLEGAPQGRGIVLEKVGIEAKQPNSAIRKCVRVQLIKNGKQVTAFCPGDGAISFIDEHDEVTIAGIGGAKGRAMGDLSGVNYKVDKVNGVSLIELVRGNAEKPVR
- a CDS encoding phosphatase PAP2 family protein, whose protein sequence is MDLITILLIVVGGVLVMTMAASVIVIGFDSISKARTELRHQIRESGPYLVGLGVVYLLNKLAHHLTTTLSGIIGVNITDTLVAIEGGLVGQLQALLPMQAAVWYFTFAYVFGFAFVLVFPIIAYLLLPTQRHLKELLVAYMINYGAGTVFYTLFIAYGPRRALPTEVGQPMFEQFPEIMTLTAAINTSSNVFPSLHTSMAITVLLFAWWTREEYPRWLWISAVFVLSIVVSTMYLGIHWLIDVVAGVILAVASVYFARWFVAWADNRNVPNPHTSLETETQD
- a CDS encoding NusA-like transcription termination signal-binding factor; translated protein: MARTLSDDARRYIAAFEDVTGASAIDCVIDGDRLVFVVSVGEMGQAIGPGGKTVSRLEERLNATVDLVEDADTPEAFVANALSPAAVYHVTISENDTLVAYAEVAEDDRGVAIGTGGKNIETARTLAKRHFDLDDIQLT